In the Helicobacter cetorum MIT 99-5656 genome, TAAATTGTCTTTCTTTAAATCCGGAATTTAGGCTACCAAGTTGCCCCCCCCCCCCCTCATTTAATTTTTGATAATCGTTCTTATTACTCTCTAACACGGCATGGGCGGTTGTGCCACTCCCGGCGAAAAAGTCTAAAATGATGTCGCCTTCGTTTGTGGCGATTTCAATCAATTTATTAAGTAAAGTTAAAGGTTTAGGATTTGAAAAAACAGAAAGTCCCCCAAATAATTCTTGTAACATTTTTGTTCCATCTGCATTTCTATACTGCTCAAAAAAAGCTTTTTCTACTTGATACTCATTTTGGTCTTCGGTCTCATCTATATAAACTTTTCTATATAGTTTTCCGTCTTTTATCTCTATTAAATGTTTCTTTTCTTCAAATGTCTTTGCTTTCCATATCCAACGACCCTCCTCGCCTTTTATCAATGTAGGCAAAATTATTTCATATTCCTCTTGTTTTGGCTCTATGGCTGTTAGTCCATTCTTAGTCTTATAAATAGGGTAAAACATATTTGGTCGTGCATTTCTTGTAGATGCTGAACCAGTCGCTTGAAATTGCTTTAACTCATATTTTCCTAATTCATCTTTAAACGGATATTTTTTTTCGCCAACAATCAATTTGTTAAATTTAGCTTGTTTAGTTTTTATATAAATAAGAATAAAATCAGATACATTTCTCAAAGCATAATCCGAATTAGTTACTGCAGAACCTGCCCCTGTTTTTCTAGGTGCAACTGCTACAAAATTATCTTCCCCAAAAATCTCATCGCATAAAAGTTTGAGTTGAGCCATTTCATTATCATCAATGGAAATAAAAATCACGCCATCTTTTTTAAGCAAATCTCTAGCCAGTAATAATCTAGGATACATAAAGCTAAGCCACCCACTATGGCATTTTGAACCATAAAGATTGTTAATATAATCTAGCTTATCCTTAGGATAGTCTAGGTTTTCTAAAATTTCTTCATTAGATTGTGAGAAATTATCGCTATAGATAAAGCTATCGTTTTTCGTGTTGTAAGGGGGGTCAATGTAAATCATTTTGATTTTTTCACTATAGCTTTGTCTTAAGATTTTGAGAGCATCTAAATTATCGCCTTTAATGAGAATATGCTTACTAGGCGACTCTTTTATACTTGTTTCATTTAGGGGTTTTAAAATCTTAGTGTTTTTCTTAAAAGCTTGATTTAAGGCGATTTTTTTACCCACAAAATTTAGTCCATAGCCTTCTTCTTTCACTTCGCTAAAATCCCCTAGTAACGCCTTTAATTTTTCTACATCTAGCGTAAGTTGATTATTATTCTCTATGCTTAAACAACTAGGAAAAAATTCGTTAAAAATCTCTAAATTCTTTTCATTTAGGCTCTTTTCTTGAAAAATATCTTTATTTTGCATTTCTACCCTTTACTAACTAAAATTAATTCTTTAAAATTACTCAATTTCATCTTAAAATTCCAAGTGTTCCACGTGAAACATCAGCATTTTTTAAAAAATCTTGCTTCACTTCAGCGACAATATTTTCATCTTTAGACAAATCAATGTATTCAAAACTATTTCCGCTCTGTTCTTCGCCCTGAAGTAAATCTCCGCTTTTTCGGTATTCTAAATCTAATTCAGCGATTTTAAATCCGTCTAATTCATCAGCAAATTTTTCTAATCGTTCGTTTTCTTCTTGAATCGTGCATAAAAAACAATAACCTTTCAAACCATTACGAGACACACGCCCCCTTAATTGATGTAAAGTCGCTAAACCTAATCTCTCAGGGGCAAGAATTACAATCACGCTTAATCGTGGTAAAGAAATGCCTACTTCAATAAGTGTGGTTGCTAGTAAAATACTTCCTTTTTCTTTAAATTCTTCAATAATTTCTTCTTTATTCTTATCTTGCCCTGAAGTGATATAAACATTTTTAAAGCGTTTTTGCCAAAAACTAGCCCCTTCATTGAGCGATAAATAGGGGATTTTTTCACTCTCATTCACAAGCGGATAGACTACAATGACTTGATGGTTTTGTGCGATTTCTTTATGGATACGCTCCATAACAATATTAAATTCTCTTTTATGCAAGACTAGAGTTTCAATCTCTTTTTTATAAGGGATTTCTCTAATTGCGGTCGTTTTAACAAACGCACTTTTAGCTAAGGCTAGAGTGCGTGGAATGGGCGTGGCTGAAAATTGTAATGAATGGGGCTTATTACCCTTATGACTAGCCATTTTTTCTAGTTGATAGCGTTGTTTGGTGCCAAATCTGTGTTGCTCATCAGTAATCACTAGTGCAAATTCATTCAAGTCTCGCTTGTCAAATAACAAAGCTTGCGTGCCTATAACAACATGAATAGTTTTTTCAAACAAATTATTTGGTTGCTTTTTACTTCCGCCTAGTAGTAACTCCACTTCAAAATAGGGGGGCAAAAATTTTAAGGCTTCGTTATAAAGTTGTTTAGCCAGAATAGAAGTGGGTGCCATTAAAAGGGTTTTATTAGGGTAGGCTAACACCATGCTTGCTAAGATTACCATTGTTTTTCCACACCCTACATCACCTACAATCAAACGCTTGCATGCTATAGGACTAGCCAAGTCATTTTGAATTTCTTTAATGGCGTTTTGTTGGTCGTTAGTGAGACTAAAGGGTAAAGAAGTGATAAATTCATTCAAGCGTTGGCTATTATTAGCACACACAATTTTAGCACTAAATCGTAATTTCTTACGCTCCAAACTTTTCATATAAAAAAGCATTTCAATGTATTTTAACGCATTTAAATGTTGTAAAGGAAAAGTCTTAAAGCGTTCATAATCTTTTACAAAATTTTGAGTGGGAAAAAAGATTTCTAATAATAGATGTGCGATATTTTCTTTAATACCTTCATTTTTTAGATTTTCTAAAGAAATGAGACTTTGTAAATTTTCTTGGATTTTTTCGTGGTTTTTGACCTTTTTAAAAAGCAAAGAAATTTTTCCAAATTCTGTAACGATTTTAGGGGTGTTAATAATAGTAGCTTGATTAAAAGAGCTTTGCTCTAATTTGCCATAAATAAATAAGCTTTCGCCTATTTTAAACTGATTGTAATGAAACGCACTATAGTTAAAAAATACAAGCTCTAAATTCTCATTAAATCGCTTAGAATACACAAAGATTTTTAAGACTTTCGCATAGCTTTTTTTATCTAAAATAGTAACTTCTAAAGTGCCACTAAGACCCATTTCAAAATGCTCTAATAAGTTTAAATCCCTGTATCCCTTAGGCATATAGCATAGTAGTGCTTCTAAAAGCGATTTAGCGTTTAATTTTTCTAATAATTGTTTTTGCAATTTATTCTTACCTTAGAAAACCCTATTTAAAAAGCCTTTTATTTCGCTTATTTTGTCCTAATATTTTAACCATTTTGTGCTAAGATAAACAAATTATACATTACTCAAGGAAATTTAATCCATGAAATCTAAAATCATTAGCTTTATAGCTATTTCTCTTGCTTTAAGTCTATTTAGTGCGTGTAAAGACGAGCCTAAGAAATCTTCTCAATCACATCAGAGCAATACCACTACTACTAAAACTAATCAAGCTAGTAACGATATAGAAAAAATTGAGCATGAAGAAGAAGATGAAAAAATCACGCAAAAGGTCAATGATTTAATCAATAATGAAAATAAAATGGACGAGTTGAATGAAGAAAATGCTAGTCCTTCACAACCTAGAATTAACAATATCTTACAACGCTCCACTAATCATCAAGATAATCTCAGTTCTCCGCTCAATAGGAATTATTAAACCTTGAATATTTTTTCAAAAGATTTATTTAAAAAAGTAACTCCCTTATTTTTAAGCGTTTCTTTTTTAAGCCCTACGATTATTCAAGCAAAAAGCCGTTTTTATGTTGCTTCTCAATATCAAGTGGGAAAAATGATCATGCAAAAATACAATAATCTTAAACGCACCATAGAAGGGGCAAGCTTTTCTTTAGGCTGGGAGATTAATCCTACTAATTATTGGTTTTATTCTCGGTATTACTTTTTTATGGATTATGGTAATGTTATTTTAAACAAATTCTCTCAAGCTGAAGCAAACATGTTCACTTATGGTTTTGGGGGAGATTTAATTGTGGAATACAATAAAAATCCCTTGTTTGTTTTTGCCCTTTTTTATGGCATGCAAATTGCTGAAAACACTTGGACTATGTCTAAATATAGTGCGAACATGATTATTAATGATTGGCGTAGCATTCAAGGATTTTCACTCAAAACTTCTAATTTTAGAATGCTTGGTTTAGTAGGGTTTAAATTCCAAACCGTGTTATTCCACCATGATGCAAGCATTGAAGTAGGTGTCAAATGGCCTTTTGCTTTTGAATACAATTCGCCCTTTGTGCGAAACTATGCCATTTTTATTTCACACACCTTTTATCTTTAAGCTAGTTCTAACCCCACCGGGCAATGGTCGCTCCCTAA is a window encoding:
- a CDS encoding site-specific DNA-methyltransferase — encoded protein: MQNKDIFQEKSLNEKNLEIFNEFFPSCLSIENNNQLTLDVEKLKALLGDFSEVKEEGYGLNFVGKKIALNQAFKKNTKILKPLNETSIKESPSKHILIKGDNLDALKILRQSYSEKIKMIYIDPPYNTKNDSFIYSDNFSQSNEEILENLDYPKDKLDYINNLYGSKCHSGWLSFMYPRLLLARDLLKKDGVIFISIDDNEMAQLKLLCDEIFGEDNFVAVAPRKTGAGSAVTNSDYALRNVSDFILIYIKTKQAKFNKLIVGEKKYPFKDELGKYELKQFQATGSASTRNARPNMFYPIYKTKNGLTAIEPKQEEYEIILPTLIKGEEGRWIWKAKTFEEKKHLIEIKDGKLYRKVYIDETEDQNEYQVEKAFFEQYRNADGTKMLQELFGGLSVFSNPKPLTLLNKLIEIATNEGDIILDFFAGSGTTAHAVLESNKNDYQKLNEGGGGQLGSLNSGFKERQFILVQLDEIIDAKKNKSAYDFCKNTLNSQSPSIFDITKERIKRAGAKIKEQCPNLDCNFQTFEIIEDSTQAIHSKNLSEVNQKDLLSYSNPIQIETKTLLVNLLLCESLELTTPIVSLVNNALYLAKNTAFIVGDIETRAVLENLKDKGVERISLYMPAISNDNLILELSSNLFSLGLESSDLKIRG
- the recG gene encoding ATP-dependent DNA helicase RecG, which produces MQKQLLEKLNAKSLLEALLCYMPKGYRDLNLLEHFEMGLSGTLEVTILDKKSYAKVLKIFVYSKRFNENLELVFFNYSAFHYNQFKIGESLFIYGKLEQSSFNQATIINTPKIVTEFGKISLLFKKVKNHEKIQENLQSLISLENLKNEGIKENIAHLLLEIFFPTQNFVKDYERFKTFPLQHLNALKYIEMLFYMKSLERKKLRFSAKIVCANNSQRLNEFITSLPFSLTNDQQNAIKEIQNDLASPIACKRLIVGDVGCGKTMVILASMVLAYPNKTLLMAPTSILAKQLYNEALKFLPPYFEVELLLGGSKKQPNNLFEKTIHVVIGTQALLFDKRDLNEFALVITDEQHRFGTKQRYQLEKMASHKGNKPHSLQFSATPIPRTLALAKSAFVKTTAIREIPYKKEIETLVLHKREFNIVMERIHKEIAQNHQVIVVYPLVNESEKIPYLSLNEGASFWQKRFKNVYITSGQDKNKEEIIEEFKEKGSILLATTLIEVGISLPRLSVIVILAPERLGLATLHQLRGRVSRNGLKGYCFLCTIQEENERLEKFADELDGFKIAELDLEYRKSGDLLQGEEQSGNSFEYIDLSKDENIVAEVKQDFLKNADVSRGTLGILR
- a CDS encoding outer membrane protein, which produces MNIFSKDLFKKVTPLFLSVSFLSPTIIQAKSRFYVASQYQVGKMIMQKYNNLKRTIEGASFSLGWEINPTNYWFYSRYYFFMDYGNVILNKFSQAEANMFTYGFGGDLIVEYNKNPLFVFALFYGMQIAENTWTMSKYSANMIINDWRSIQGFSLKTSNFRMLGLVGFKFQTVLFHHDASIEVGVKWPFAFEYNSPFVRNYAIFISHTFYL